Genomic DNA from Triticum dicoccoides isolate Atlit2015 ecotype Zavitan chromosome 4B, WEW_v2.0, whole genome shotgun sequence:
CatcctcgagtccatccagaacaaGGCCTACGTCGAGGTTAACAGGAAGCTATTTGGCAAGAACAGACAGGGGCGAAGGAGGTGTTGGAGCTTCCACAGGCGCAAGAGCTTCCGCATTTGCCCATCTACCTAGCGCCGGGCACGGAGATCATCAAAATCTCCGACAATGAGTAGTTTTACCTTTTACCTATGTACATAGTATGTAGGCTTTTATTTGCATATGTATTATGGATTTGATGTGTGAAGTTTGTGTTTCATGGTTGTGGAGAACGTTTTTGGTGTGGTGTCTAGTCACTGTTCATGGACACACCCTGACGCGTCCACAAGCGTCTGGGCGGCGGCTTTTGGGTAttgcggttgtagatgctctaagtaaCAATAATAAGTTCTAACATGTTACACATCCATGAACGTTCGTAACTTCTCTGTGCTTAAATTCACAAGTATGCGAACAAAAAAGGGTGCATGCATGACCACCCATATTTTGGCATTCCTATAGGACTTCTTACGTCTCCAAACAAACTGTGTTGTCAGTTCTAGCTAGTGGTAGATTGGAAAGTGTGCGGTTATACGACCACGACCTCCCAGCGAAGATCAGACTTGATTAGCTGGGGCCTCTCATTTCAAGGAAGATGACAGTCAAACAGACGCTTATTCAAACTTCGaagatatgtactccctccgttcctaaatataagtctttttagagattccactatagtctacatacggagcaaaatgagtgaatctacactttaaaatatgtctacatacatccgtatatagtttgtagtgaaatatctaaaaagacttacatttaggaacggagggagtagatcggtTGGCACAGCAGGTTCATATTTTTGTTTAGTTTTTACTGTATGCTGAATGAATAGGAACTACTGTTATTTGGCTATGTGGTAAGTGCCGAGGCATAACTCATTTCAATCGTAAAATCATCTATGTATGTTACTGGTCAATCTCCATGGATAGGAAATATTGAGAAAAAAAAGATCTCCAGGGAGAGGCAAAATCGCCTTTCTTCAGTTATACTTCTCTCTTATCATGCAGACTCAAGCAGTCACCGTGGAAATGCAGTGAGGTTTATAGCCATCACTACGGCAAGGCAAAACCATCTTCCATGCACTCTGTTCTGATCTCCTGCATCAGCTGCTGCAGGAGTGAAGGGTTGCTTGTGACAATTGCATCAACCTGCTCATAGAGCATCCTCTTCATGGAGTCGCTATCGTCAACAGTCCATGCATACACTTTTCTATCATTTCTGTGTTTGAAACCAAGCGGTTACAAATTTTAGTTAGCTGTCAGACTAATTTCTTCGTCTAATTTCAAGAAAAGATAGTCATTACCTGTGCATGACCTTCATGAGCTTCTCGTGGATCAAAGGATGGTATACACCAGCAACTTTTGCCCCTTCAATCCGCACTAACTCCATTCTTCTGCCAGTGGACCAATCCATCATAACAATATAGCCAACCTATAACAGATAAATTGCATGTTCGAGTTACATTACAGAGGTGGTTGTAGCCATGTCGGCATGGATGACAGAGTGGGAGTGGGTTATTGACTTGTGTTGTATTAAGAGCTGGAAAATACAGAATAGTTTACCATAACATCTTTAGACAACTTGATCAGATCTCTACCTATGTCGTCACTTTTTGCCCAGATAACACAATTTTTGCAGTTTGTTCTCCTGATCTGCAAATAATGAAAATTATACTGATGCAGGATAGGTTTTTACCAAATCTGCTCAAAAACTGTAATATTGAAGACTATTATAGTCGAATGACAAATGACAgaaactaacaagcaaatatagaagtgcacAAGTTCAATTAGATGCAGATGGATAGAACAATAGACGATTTTGCCATGGATGAAAATGCTAATTTCAGAAGCAATATGTGATCAAGTCTTATATACCAGACTACTAACTACTGTAAGCATTTCCACTGTTACACAAATCACATATTACAATCAACAGGCCCCAATTAAGTTTAACCTCTAGAAACTGAAACGTAGATAAAGGTATAACTTATTAAGGTAAAACAAGAAATGAGCTACCTGGAACTTACAATAGACATTACATCTTCCGCCAAACCTTTCTCAAATGAAGGAGGGCCAACTTTGACATCCAGAATTACTTGCCTTACAGACTGTGATTGTGATatcaactacaagaggagaaaagttCAGTAGCATAGAAATCAACTAATTCATTGAAGTGTGTGTATATCAAACATAATCCACCTATGGCAACATTTTACACAAGTCATTTGAAGCTCAAGTGATTACAATGATTACTAAAATACTACTAACAACACAAACTCATTAGGCAAATGCTTACCTCTAGAGCATCTTCTACTTTGGAAACTTCCTGGTTGCGGACTGTTTTCGATAGCTGAAACCTCGTGGTCACTGCTTTTATCTATGAAGACTAAAGGTCACTTTGTTAGTGTTTCGTCACCAGATCAACATATGACGAGCGTCAGCAGATGATCAGGTTGTGCTAAGGAAGCTAGGACTGAATAAAAATATATGCAGCTAGTTCACAACACGCAGTTAATATTACCATTTGACTGGCTTTTGTAGCCTCGCTAAAATAATAATGCGTCACTAATgaaccaagaccaagaccaacaaatTTGGCAAGTTACAGCTAGATTAAACAAAAAAAAATGAGCTCACCTCATGAGTGCTCCAGTGGCCAACTTTTGCTGTAGAATTACCAGACATTCTTTGCAGATCCCTAACTGCGTGAATTTTGAATTAGGCCCATGATATGTtattataaataaagaattagcatGCAGGCTACTGTACTAAAGAATTTTTGGCTAATTTATATTTAAGTGTCAACTCAGTGACTAATGCTTGTTGATGCCAACTCTAATAATGTTAAACTTACAAAAAGAATATCTTTTGGGTTCCCACACTTTCCTCAAACAATGCTAACAGGCCAATACCAGAAAGTGAAACCCGTTGATAATTATAAGCTCCATTTATACTGAGGAAAACTCTCATTAGGAAAATAAGCAGTATGTCATTTAGTTAGAAAGTATAGTTCTCTACTAGCTAAAactgaaaaggaaaaaaaatcaacgTAGATGGTCACCGAAATGTCAATGTATTAATAATGTGTGACCAAACATCCAAGTGCAGATATAAATTGCATAATTCTCCATCCAATAGACAGGAGAACTTATTTAGTGTTGCATTTGCAGTTAGTTACCAATCAGCAAGTGAGCCAGGGTGCTATGCACGAAAAAATGGTATATGATGGATCAACCTACAGTTTAATCTGCGAATGATGAACCGGAAAAAAAATGTCCAAATCAAATGGTACACAACAAAACCCAATCCAGAGCCCATTAGTAATATAATTTGTAACTGGTGTCTCCAGTTCCATTAATCTTGACCTATGCTCACGGATAGATACAACAAATGCAACAATGCTTACTGAGCTCAGCTACTGCACCTAGTCAACAGTCAACAGTCCCGTTTGCAGTTCATGTCACACATAAATGGCATGTTTCAGGTCCATTATACTACTACAGCCTAGCAGGGCTCCAATTACTACCTGTCATGGAGTGCTAAGAGGGTGCCATCTGAGGACCTCGAAACATCCACCTCCACACAGTCTACACGGGCATCCAGAGCCATCGTGAAGGCGTCCATCTGAAACCAACAACTCACAAACACATCTCgggtcaaaaaagaaagaaaaagaaatccACCCGTAACAACTTCAGTGTGAATCCAGGATCACGGTGATCTAccacccaccgagtttgggaacgcGTTGATGGAGTCGCCCCCGTGGGCGCACACCAGCGGCGGGCTCGGGGTCCACCCGCAACTCCTCTCGCGCATCTGGAGAGGCAATAGATCGTTAGAATCAACGCGTCACCTATAAAAGATTCCGAAAGGGGAAGAGATCTCGAAGGATGGGCGAGTGTGGGGACGCACGCGGTTGAAGCGGCGGAGGCGGAAGTGGAAGAAAGCCGGAGGGACGAGCGAGAgggcagcgaggaggaggagcagacgaAAGAGGCGGCTGGACggaaggaggcggcggaggcggaggaggagggtgGTAGCCGGCGAGGCCCTCTTGCCGGCGGGGAAAAgagggagcggcggcggctgcCTCCCGAGCCCGAGGAGCCCTCTCATGCTCTGCCTCTCAGCGCTCTCTCGCTTTTTTTTCTCGGATTCCTCGCTCCGCAGACGAGGCAATTGCCCTTTTTCTAAACTATATTTGCCTTTTTTTCAAACTGGATCTAGCTTTATAATTCCATTAAGAGCAGAGCATCTCCTCTATATTTACCTTATAATTCCACCCTTAAAAAGCTTTAACTCCTCAGAAAATTTAATTTTTATCTGATTTAactctaaaaaaatataagtggtGCATCGATTGCTGTCGCAGCCACTTCTTAGGAAAAAACCAACCCTCTCCTCGTGATGGCCTCTTTTCCCCGCTCACTCACATCAATGTCGGCATTGCCTTCGGCGTCCACCTAGCTTCTTTCGTCGTCCCGCTGACACCCTATAGCCTCTGTCACCCTCCCGTCCCATTCTGATTCGCTCGCCGGTCGTTGCCGTCACTGGAATCAACCCATATCGTGGGTGCCACCGCCTTGATCCCGTGGACGAAAAAACCAACCTCCTAGCTTGGTTTGGGGCCAAAAGGAGTCGGTGAACGACCAACATGTCAGGCTGGTGGATCGTGATCGAGGCTCGCCGCACCAGCCGACAAGCAAAGCTTCTACCTGGTGCAACCGGCCGTCCCGATGTCGGCCTGTCCTCGGGGAGCCAGGCCCAGATACCTCCCCCAGCTAGAGGAAAGGGACATCATAGAAGGCTCATCACTACGAGTGTTATCGTGTCTCTTGTTGTTGGAAGCATGTGAGTAACAGAAAAGGCCTCCTGAGCACCCTGTCCTGCACGAGAGTTTGGGTGCTCCTGAGTATCCTTTTTGCGCCATTTTCTAACCTAAGTTTTCGAGTTCAAGCTGACATGCCTCCTTTTCCTTCTGTTTTATCTGCTCTCCCATTGGTGAGGCCCGTTGGGGGGGCACGAATATTTGATCTCAACGCTTAAACCCGACGACTCCCGATAAGTGGTCAAAACGAGCCAATGGTTTTCTCTCTAGTTCAAGCAGAGTGACTATGCTCTGGGTCAGCCGTCCTACACGTCACCCTGCTTTCAGACATTGGCGCGCCACCTTTGATCCCGTCGATGAGAGAGAGCGACACAACTGACGCAGCTTGGCCCAGATTTGGTCGTCGTTGCAACCACCTCGGAGGGTCGTCGTTGTTACGGCTACCTCACGGATCCACCCGCCATGTCCCCCGGGGCCGCCATCCTCGCATCCACCGCATAACATCAATCGACGGGATCAACCCCTAGGCAgggttgttgaaggaaatatgctctagaggcaataataaagttattatttatttccttatatcatgataaatgtttattattcatgctagaattgtattaaccggaaacataatacatgtgtgaatatatagacaaacatagtgtcactagtatgcctctacttgactagctcgttaatcaaagatggttatgtttcctaaccatagacataagttgtcatttgattaacaggatcacatcattagaagaatgatgtgattgacttgacctgttacgttagcttagcacttgatcgtttagtgtgttgctatagctttcttcatgacttgtacatgttcccataactatgagattatgcaactctcgtttaccggaggaacactttgtgtgctgccaaacgttacaacgtaactgggtgattataaaggagctctacaggtgtctccaaaggtacatgttgagttggcgtatttcgagattaggatttgtcactccgattgtcggagaggtatctctgggccctctcggtaatgcacatcactataagccttgcaagcaatgtgactaatgagttagttgcggaatgatgcattacataacgagtaaagagacttgctggtaacgagattgaactaggtattgagataccgacgatcaaatctcgggcaagtaacataccgatgacaaaaggaacaacatatgttgttataccggtttgactgataaagatcttcgtagaatatgtaggagccaatatgagcatacaggttccgctattggttattgaccgaaaacatgtctcggtcatgtctacatagttcttgaacccgtagggtccgcacgcttaaagttagatgacggttatattatgagtttatgtattttgatgtactgaagatagttcggagtcccggatgtgatcacggacatgacgaggagtctcgaaatggtcgatacatgaagattgatatattggacgactatattcggacaccggaatagttctgGGGGTTATCGGGTGTATACCGGAGTACTTGGGGgttataaccatactttattggatatagtgcaatctatgatgtctgttaccgatttaccactatcgttttggggttatgcattagagacagctgcattcactttaaatagggcaccatcaaaattcgttgagacgacgccttatgaactgtggtttggcaagaaaccaaagttgtcgtttcttaaagtttggggctgcgatgcttatgtgaaaaagtttcaacctgataagctcgaacccaaatcggagaagtgtgccttcatagaatacccaaaggtaactattgggtacaccttctatcacagatccgaaggcaagttattcgttgctaagatggatcctttctagagaaggagtttctcttgaaagaagtgagtgggaggaaagtagagctgataaggtaattgtaccttttcccaattggaaagtagttcatcacagaaattattttcagtgattcctacaccaattagtgaggaagctaatgatgatgatcatgaaacttcagatcaagttactaccaaaatttgtagatcttccagattaagatccgcaccaaagtggtacggtaatcctattctgaagtcatgttactagaccatgatgaacctacgaactataggaagcgatgatgagcccagattccgcgaaatggcttgaggtcatgaaatctgagatgggatccatgtatgagaacaaagtatggactttggtggaattgcccgatgatcggcaagccacagaaaataaatggatcttcaagaggaagacaaacgctgatagtagtgttactatctacaaagctcgacttgtcgcaaaaagtttttttgacaagttcaaggtgttgaatacgatgatattttcttacacgtatcgatgcttaagtctgtccgaatcatgttagctgcattttatgattatgaaatatggcaaatggatgtcaaaactgcattcctgaatggatttctagaagaagagttgtatatgatgcaactagtaggttttgtcgatccaaaaggtgctagaaaaatgtgcaagctccaacgatccatcaatggactggtgcaagcatctcggagttggaatatacgctttgatgaattgatcaaagcatatggttttatacagacttttggaaaggcctgtatttataagaaagtgagtgggagatttgtagcatttctaatactatatgtagatgacatattgttgattggaaatgatatagaaattctggatagcataaaaggatacttgaataagagtttttcaaagcaagacctcggtgaagctgcttacacattgagcatcaagatctatatagatagatcaagacgcttgataagatttttcaatgagtacataccttgataagattttgaagtagttcaaaatggaacagtcaaagaaggagttcttgcctgtgttgcaaggtgtggagttgagtaagactcaaaacccgaccatggcagaaaatagaaagagaatgaaaagtcattccctatgcctcggtcataggttctataaagtatgatatgttgtgtaccagacctattatataccttgctctgtgttttggCAAAGAAAgataattttgatctaatagtagatcactggacagcggtcaagaatatccttagtgtggactaaggagatgtttctcgattatggaggtgataaaagagttcatcataaaagttacatcggtgcaaacttttacactaatccagatgactctaagtctcaatctggatacatattgaaagtgggagcaattagctagaatagtgatacgtctccgccgtatctataattttttattgttccatgccaatattcttaaactttcatatacttttggcaactttttatactatttttgggactaacatattgatccagtgcccagtgccagttcctgtctgttgcatgttttatgtttcgcagaaaaccaatatcaaacggaatccaaacgggataaaacggacggagaattattttggaatatttgagatttttcggaggaagaatcaacgtgaaacggtgtccgaggtggccacgagatagggggcgcgccccagggaggcaggcgtgccctgggctctcgtgggccacccgtaaggcagttgatgcccttattttgccgcaagaaaactaattttatgagaaaaatctgggcgaaagattcaccccaatcggagttacggatctctggatatttaagaaacggtgaaggggtaaaaTCAGGAAACgcggagaacacagaaacagagagatagatccaatctcggaggggctctcgcccctcccaagccatgggagccaaggaccagaggggaaacccttctcccatctagggaggaggtcaaggaagaagaagaagaagggggcctctctccctgttgcttccggtggcgccggagcgctgccgggggccatcatcatcaccgcgatcttcaccaacaccgccgtcatcttcaccaacatctccatcaccttcccccttctatatccagcggtccactctcccgcaacctgttgtaccctctacttgaacatggtgatttatgcttcatattattttccaatgatgtgttgccatcctatgatgtatgggtagattttcattgtcctatcggtgattgatgaattgctatgattggtttgagttgcatgttttattattggtgctgtcctatggtgcccttcgtgtcgcttaagcgtgagggattcccactgtagggtgttgcaatgcgttcatgattcgcttatagtgggttgcgtgagtgactgaaacacaaacccgagtaaggggattgttg
This window encodes:
- the LOC119295217 gene encoding glycerophosphodiester phosphodiesterase GDPD4-like, yielding MRGLLGLGRQPPPLPLFPAGKRASPATTLLLRLRRLLPSSRLFRLLLLLAALSLVPPAFFHFRLRRFNRMRERSCGWTPSPPLVCAHGGDSINAFPNSMDAFTMALDARVDCVEVDVSRSSDGTLLALHDRDLQRMSGNSTAKVGHWSTHEIKAVTTRFQLSKTVRNQEVSKVEDALELISQSQSVRQVILDVKVGPPSFEKGLAEDVMSIIRRTNCKNCVIWAKSDDIGRDLIKLSKDVMVGYIVMMDWSTGRRMELVRIEGAKVAGVYHPLIHEKLMKVMHRNDRKVYAWTVDDSDSMKRMLYEQVDAIVTSNPSLLQQLMQEIRTECMEDGFALP